Within the Halarsenatibacter silvermanii genome, the region TATTTAAATATTATATTGAAATATTTAAACAGAAAGAAAAATTTTTATAGCTGGTCTGGGAGGATACCAGAGGAATATGGCCAGATCAGGGACAAATAAATTTATCGAGGTGATTATCTCATGAAAGGTGTAAATGGTAAGATTTTAAAAGTCGATCTCAGCAGCCAGGAATACACCATCGATGAACACGGCGAGAAATTTTACCGGAAGTACATAGGCGGCAGAGGCATTGCTCTTTATTATATGCATAAAGAGCTCGATCCTTCAGCTGATCCCTATTCTCCTGAAAACATGCTGGTCTTTGCCGGCAGCATTCTGGTAGGAGCTCAGGGTCCGGCAATTCCCCGCCTGACAGTTTGTGGCAAATCTCCTCTGACAGGCGGATTCGGTGAGAGTGAGGCAGGTGGGTATTGGGCTCCGGAGCTAAAGCAGGCCGGTTTTGATGCGGTGGTGGTCACCGGCAGAGCAGATAATCCGGTGTATTTGTGGATCAAAGATGGAGAGGTCGAATTTAAAGATGCCCGCAGGCTCTGGGGCAAAGTTACCGGAGAAGTACAGAAAACCATCAGAGAAGATCTGGGAGATGAGAGAATTCATGTGGCCCAGATAGGACCCGGAGCGGAAAATCAGGTTCGCTACGGCAATATAACCAATAAACTGGGGCATTTCAACGGCCGCTGTGGGCTGGGAGCGGTTATGGGTGCGAAAAATTTAAAAGCGCTGGCAGTCAGAGGCACTCAGGGTATTGAACTGGCTGATAAAGAAAAAGTTCTGGAGATCAATCGCTGGGTGGCCAGAGAGGGTATGGAGATCCCGGTGGCAAAAATCATGCACGAATCAGGCACCTGGACTGCTACCCGGGGCAACCAGGAAGCAGGAGCGCTGCCGACTGATAACTGGAATAAGAGTCAATTTGAGGGAATAGACAATATCGATGATGAAAGCTGGCAGGAATCCTTCGCAGAAGAAGGTCGGGGCTGTTTTGCCTGCCCGATAAGATGTAAAAGGGTGGTGGAAGTCGACGATGATGATATCCAGGTCGACTCCAAATATGGCGGTCCGGAATATGAAACGGTGGGGGCTATGGGTTCGATTCTGGGGGTGGAGAGCAAAAAAGTAATAGCTAAAGCCAACGAGCTGTGCAATAAGTACACCCTGGATACTATTTCCACCGGCATGACCATCGCCTTCGCCATGGAATGCTATGAAAATGGTCTTTTGACCAGGGAGGATTGTGATGGTCTCGAGCTAAAA harbors:
- a CDS encoding aldehyde ferredoxin oxidoreductase family protein; translation: MKGVNGKILKVDLSSQEYTIDEHGEKFYRKYIGGRGIALYYMHKELDPSADPYSPENMLVFAGSILVGAQGPAIPRLTVCGKSPLTGGFGESEAGGYWAPELKQAGFDAVVVTGRADNPVYLWIKDGEVEFKDARRLWGKVTGEVQKTIREDLGDERIHVAQIGPGAENQVRYGNITNKLGHFNGRCGLGAVMGAKNLKALAVRGTQGIELADKEKVLEINRWVAREGMEIPVAKIMHESGTWTATRGNQEAGALPTDNWNKSQFEGIDNIDDESWQESFAEEGRGCFACPIRCKRVVEVDDDDIQVDSKYGGPEYETVGAMGSILGVESKKVIAKANELCNKYTLDTISTGMTIAFAMECYENGLLTREDCDGLELKFGNEEVVLPMIRKIATREGIGDLLAEGTKEAAKRIGGGAEKYVYHVKGQEAPMHDPRVKTGVGLQYALANYGADHMKAPHDTDFTREDSYGLQSLKPIGLYEAVDPLALDAEKVRVFYNLEIYWTLIDITGCCCFGYVPSGPVSIEKTLDLIKAVTGEYISLKELMDAAERSIDMARVFNNKIGFTPEDDSLPDIFFEDFADGPHEGEGGIDKEDFQKAVELYYEMMGWDPKTARPSKAKLVKMGIDWIREDG